One segment of Saprospiraceae bacterium DNA contains the following:
- a CDS encoding OmpA family protein, which yields MKQNTILWALALLSHCPIAPAQPGLQGEYYTGRNFQKKVLTRIDSQINFDWTGKSPAPGLGQSEYSIRWTGKITPPVTGKYLFSAVVDDGLRVWIGNKLVLDAWDLHDNEHFTGTITLTGKQEYDLKVEYFNAIFEGEIQLLWQMPGEEPMLGGLFGNNLKPIATKYFSQTPSTVAQQPSAKPSSQPTPPTPKPVPAKPKPTKTATPKKEAPPTEPKPETTTPPSPTAQADTIKKYTPKNILFVKGKSTMLSGSFAELDNLAAMLQRYPSLRVTIEGHTDNVGDAEKNMILSKERAQMVATYLSQKGVAPERITANGYGGTRPLTTEGTPEAHAKNRRVEFIIQ from the coding sequence ATGAAACAAAACACCATCCTCTGGGCATTGGCGTTACTGTCGCACTGCCCCATTGCGCCTGCTCAACCCGGTTTGCAAGGCGAATACTACACGGGCCGCAACTTCCAAAAAAAAGTACTGACCCGAATAGACTCCCAAATCAATTTCGACTGGACGGGCAAAAGCCCCGCGCCCGGGCTGGGCCAATCGGAATACTCCATTCGCTGGACGGGGAAAATCACGCCGCCCGTAACGGGCAAATACCTCTTCTCGGCCGTCGTGGACGATGGGCTGCGTGTCTGGATAGGCAACAAACTGGTGCTCGACGCATGGGATTTGCACGACAACGAACACTTCACTGGCACAATCACCCTGACGGGCAAACAGGAATATGATTTGAAAGTCGAGTACTTTAATGCCATCTTCGAAGGAGAAATTCAACTCCTCTGGCAAATGCCGGGCGAGGAGCCGATGTTGGGAGGCTTGTTTGGCAACAACTTGAAACCCATCGCTACAAAATACTTTTCGCAAACGCCCTCGACGGTTGCGCAGCAGCCCTCCGCCAAACCATCCTCCCAACCCACGCCCCCAACCCCCAAACCTGTCCCTGCCAAGCCCAAACCGACCAAAACCGCCACGCCCAAGAAAGAAGCGCCCCCTACCGAGCCGAAACCTGAAACAACCACACCGCCCTCCCCCACTGCGCAGGCAGATACCATCAAAAAATACACGCCTAAAAACATCCTGTTTGTGAAAGGAAAAAGCACCATGCTGTCTGGGTCATTTGCCGAGTTGGACAATCTGGCCGCCATGCTCCAAAGATACCCTTCCTTGCGCGTCACCATAGAAGGCCACACCGACAATGTGGGTGATGCGGAAAAAAACATGATACTCTCAAAAGAGCGGGCCCAGATGGTAGCCACCTACCTTTCCCAAAAAGGTGTCGCTCCCGAACGAATCACAGCCAATGGCTACGGCGGCACCCGCCCTCTGACCACAGAGGGTACCCCTGAGGCTCACGCAAAAAACAGGAGGGTTGAATTTATCATTCAATAA